A single genomic interval of Helianthus annuus cultivar XRQ/B chromosome 13, HanXRQr2.0-SUNRISE, whole genome shotgun sequence harbors:
- the LOC110903456 gene encoding uncharacterized protein LOC110903456 — MEPVLNSLDAKKQACDIEKSKDDGDNSVEIISYGAMFSPYKSKLQRQFSEEDRKYENQKKRSKRLSEWKWVEVINLDDSEDDEKEDELDDTADSSTNKKNGSKK, encoded by the exons ATGGAGCCAGTTCTGAATTCACTTGATGCGAAAAAACAAGCATGCGATATTGAAAAATCTAAG gatgatggtgataatagtgttgaaattatttcttatggtgcaatgttcAGTCCATACAAGTCTAAGCTTCAACGTCAATTTAGTGAAGAg gatcggaagtatgagaatcaaaagaaaagatctaagagactctctgaatggaaatgggtCGAGGTTATAAATTTAGATGATTCTGAGGACGATGAGAAAGAAGATGAATTAGATGATACTGCTGATTCGAGCACAAACAAGAAAAACGGATCAAAAAAGTAG